A section of the Citrobacter farmeri genome encodes:
- the kefF gene encoding glutathione-regulated potassium-efflux system oxidoreductase KefF, with the protein MILIIYAHPYPQHSHANKRMLEQARTLEGVEVRSLYQLYPDFNIDVAAEQEALSRADLIVWQHPMQWYSVPPLLKLWMDKVLSHGWAYGHGGTALRGKQVMWAVTTGGGDNHFEIGSHPGFDVLSQPLQATAIYCGLNWLAPFAMHCTFICDDETLQAQARHYKQRLMEWQEAHNG; encoded by the coding sequence ATGATTCTCATCATTTATGCGCATCCCTATCCGCAGCATTCTCATGCGAATAAACGGATGCTTGAGCAGGCAAGGACGCTGGAAGGCGTCGAGGTTCGTTCGCTCTATCAGCTCTATCCTGACTTTAATATCGATGTCGCTGCGGAACAAGAGGCGCTTTCTCGCGCTGATCTGATCGTCTGGCAACATCCCATGCAATGGTACAGCGTCCCCCCCTTACTCAAACTGTGGATGGATAAAGTGCTTTCTCACGGCTGGGCCTATGGTCACGGCGGGACAGCGTTGCGCGGTAAACAGGTGATGTGGGCGGTGACCACCGGCGGCGGCGATAATCACTTCGAAATTGGTTCGCACCCAGGCTTTGATGTGCTCTCACAGCCGCTCCAGGCGACGGCAATCTACTGCGGACTCAACTGGCTTGCGCCGTTTGCGATGCACTGTACGTTTATTTGCGACGATGAAACGTTGCAGGCGCAGGCGCGTCATTACAAGCAACGACTGATGGAATGGCAGGAGGCGCACAATGGATAG
- a CDS encoding electron transfer flavoprotein subunit alpha/FixB family protein has protein sequence MSKFSSVWVFSDTSSRLPELMSGAQVLGEQVNAFVQNADEATTAIQLGAHHVWQLDGKPDDRMVEDYADVIAQTIRQQGDSGLVLLPNTRRGKLLAAKLGYRLAAAVSNDASAVTQQDGRATIKHMVYGGLAMGEETLSTPFAVLTLSSGTFEAQQPDAARSGETHSVAWQAPEITVTRTATQPRQSNSVDLDKARLVVSVGRGIGSKENISLAQALCQAIGAELACSRPVAENEKWMEHERYVGISNLMLKPELYLAVGISGQIQHMVGANGAQTIFAINKDKNAPIFQYADYGIVGDALKILPALTTALAR, from the coding sequence ATGAGCAAGTTTTCCAGCGTCTGGGTATTTAGCGATACCTCGTCTCGTCTGCCGGAACTGATGAGCGGCGCGCAGGTTTTAGGTGAACAGGTTAACGCATTTGTGCAAAACGCCGATGAGGCTACCACAGCCATTCAGTTGGGCGCGCATCACGTCTGGCAACTGGACGGTAAACCGGACGATCGCATGGTGGAAGATTATGCGGACGTGATAGCACAGACCATTCGTCAGCAGGGCGATTCTGGCCTGGTGCTGTTGCCTAACACGCGTCGCGGCAAGCTGTTAGCGGCAAAACTGGGCTATCGCCTTGCGGCAGCGGTCTCTAATGATGCCAGCGCGGTGACGCAGCAGGATGGTCGGGCGACGATCAAACATATGGTGTATGGCGGTCTGGCGATGGGCGAAGAAACGCTCTCCACGCCGTTTGCCGTACTGACGCTCAGCAGCGGCACCTTTGAGGCGCAACAGCCGGATGCAGCACGCAGCGGCGAGACGCACAGCGTCGCATGGCAGGCACCGGAAATCACCGTCACCCGCACCGCTACCCAACCACGGCAGAGTAACAGCGTCGATCTCGACAAAGCCCGGCTGGTGGTTAGCGTCGGACGCGGCATCGGCAGCAAAGAGAATATTTCACTGGCGCAAGCGCTATGTCAGGCCATTGGGGCAGAACTGGCCTGTTCGCGTCCGGTCGCCGAAAACGAGAAGTGGATGGAGCATGAGCGCTATGTCGGGATCTCGAACCTGATGCTCAAGCCGGAACTGTACCTGGCGGTGGGGATCTCCGGGCAGATCCAGCACATGGTGGGGGCGAACGGCGCGCAGACTATTTTTGCCATTAACAAAGATAAAAATGCGCCGATCTTTCAGTATGCGGATTACGGCATTGTCGGCGATGCGCTGAAGATCCTGCCCGCGCTGACGACCGCACTGGCTCGCTAA
- a CDS encoding FAD-dependent oxidoreductase, whose product MSEDIFDAIIVGAGLAGSVAALVLAREGAQVLVIERGNSAGAKNVTGGRIYAHSLECIIPGFAEQAPVERVITHEKLAFMTDNGAMTVDYLNGEKAGPSQVSYSVLRSKFDAWLMEQAEEAGAQLITGIRVDNVVQRDGKVVGVEADGDIIESRVVILADGVNSLLAEKLGMAKRVEAAHVAVGVKELIELPKSVIEDRFQLQGNEGAACLFAGSPTDGLMGGGFLYTNENTLSLGLVCGLHHLKEAKKSVPQMLEDFKQHPAVAPLIAGGKLVEYAAHVVPEAGMNMQPELVGDGVLIAGDAAGMCMNLGFTIRGMDLAVAAGEAAAKTVLSAMQRNDFSRQGLAEYRQHLDDGPMRDMRMYQRLPAFLDNPRMFTRYPEMAVGIARDLFTVDGSAPVPMRKKILRHAKKVGFINLMKDGIKGVTVL is encoded by the coding sequence ATGTCCGAAGATATCTTTGATGCCATCATCGTGGGCGCAGGGCTTGCCGGTTCCGTCGCGGCTCTGGTGCTCGCCCGTGAAGGAGCCCAGGTGTTGGTTATCGAGCGCGGAAATTCCGCTGGTGCGAAGAACGTCACCGGTGGGCGCATTTACGCCCACAGTCTGGAGTGCATTATTCCTGGCTTTGCTGAGCAGGCCCCTGTTGAGCGGGTCATCACCCACGAAAAACTCGCCTTTATGACCGATAACGGGGCGATGACCGTGGACTATCTCAACGGTGAAAAGGCGGGCCCGTCGCAGGTCTCTTACTCGGTGTTGCGCAGTAAATTTGACGCCTGGCTGATGGAGCAGGCGGAAGAGGCTGGCGCACAGTTGATCACCGGGATCCGCGTGGATAACGTCGTGCAGCGTGACGGTAAAGTGGTTGGCGTGGAAGCGGATGGCGACATCATCGAATCGAGAGTGGTGATCCTCGCCGATGGCGTCAACTCCCTGCTGGCGGAAAAACTGGGAATGGCGAAACGCGTTGAGGCAGCACACGTGGCGGTCGGCGTGAAAGAGCTGATCGAACTGCCGAAGTCAGTGATTGAAGATCGCTTCCAGTTGCAGGGTAACGAAGGCGCGGCCTGTTTGTTTGCCGGCTCCCCCACGGATGGCCTGATGGGCGGTGGCTTCCTTTACACCAACGAAAACACTCTGTCACTGGGGCTGGTGTGTGGTCTTCATCACCTGAAAGAGGCGAAAAAATCAGTCCCGCAAATGCTGGAAGATTTCAAACAGCATCCGGCCGTTGCGCCACTGATCGCCGGCGGCAAACTGGTGGAGTACGCGGCGCACGTGGTGCCGGAAGCAGGGATGAACATGCAGCCTGAACTGGTGGGCGATGGCGTGCTGATTGCTGGCGATGCGGCTGGCATGTGTATGAACCTCGGCTTTACCATTCGCGGGATGGATCTCGCGGTAGCCGCGGGTGAAGCGGCGGCGAAGACGGTGCTCTCTGCCATGCAGCGCAACGACTTTAGCCGGCAGGGGCTGGCGGAATATCGCCAGCATCTTGATGACGGTCCGATGCGCGATATGCGTATGTACCAGCGGCTGCCCGCGTTCCTTGATAACCCGCGCATGTTTACCCGTTATCCGGAAATGGCCGTCGGTATTGCACGCGACCTCTTTACCGTCGACGGCAGCGCGCCGGTGCCGATGCGTAAGAAGATTCTGCGCCATGCGAAGAAGGTGGGCTTCATCAACCTGATGAAGGATGGCATTAAAGGAGTGACCGTATTATGA
- a CDS encoding YgdI/YgdR family lipoprotein codes for MQKKLLIASIFAAATVFTVAGCSSNQAVRTTDGRTIVTDGKPQVDDDTGLVSYKNAETGQTEQINRDQVKNMSELDN; via the coding sequence ATGCAAAAGAAACTGTTGATCGCTTCCATTTTTGCCGCAGCAACTGTCTTTACCGTCGCCGGCTGCTCCTCGAACCAGGCTGTACGTACGACCGATGGCCGAACCATTGTCACCGACGGTAAACCGCAGGTGGACGATGACACGGGCCTGGTCTCCTACAAAAACGCGGAAACCGGTCAGACAGAACAAATTAACCGCGATCAGGTGAAAAATATGAGCGAGCTGGATAACTAG
- the caiT gene encoding L-carnitine/gamma-butyrobetaine antiporter, with product MKNEKRKSGIEPKVFFPPLIIVGILCWLTVRDLDAANVVINAVFSYVTNVWGWAFEWYMVIMLIGWFWLVFGPYAKKKLGDEKPEFSTASWIFMMFASCTSAAVLFWGSIEIYYYISTPPFALTPGSTPAKEIGLAYSLFHWGPLPWATYSFLSVAFAYFFFVRKMDVIRPSSTLVPLVGEKHAKGLLGTIVDNFYLVALIFAMGTSLGLATPLVTECMQWLFGIPHTLQLDAIIITCWIILNAICVACGLQKGVRIASDVRSYLSFLMLGWVFIVSGASFIMNYFTDSVGMLLMYLPRMLFYTDAIGKGGFPQGWTVFYWAWWVIYAIQMSIFLARISRGRTVRELCFGMVLGLTASTWILWTVLGSNTLLLMDKNIINIPQLIADHGVPRAIIETWAALPLSTATMWGFFILCFIATVTLINACSYTLAMSTCREVRDGEEPPLLVRIGWSVLVGVIGIVLLALGGLKPIQTAIIAGGCPLFFVNIMVTLSFIKDAKVHWKDK from the coding sequence ATGAAAAATGAAAAGAGAAAGTCTGGAATTGAACCAAAGGTTTTTTTCCCGCCGCTAATAATAGTCGGAATACTTTGCTGGCTAACGGTACGCGATCTCGATGCCGCCAACGTCGTTATTAATGCCGTTTTCAGTTATGTCACCAATGTCTGGGGATGGGCGTTTGAGTGGTATATGGTCATTATGCTCATCGGCTGGTTCTGGCTGGTGTTTGGTCCCTACGCGAAAAAGAAATTAGGTGACGAGAAACCGGAGTTCAGCACTGCCAGTTGGATCTTCATGATGTTCGCCTCCTGTACCTCTGCCGCCGTGTTGTTCTGGGGATCGATAGAGATTTACTACTACATCTCCACGCCGCCGTTTGCGCTGACGCCTGGCTCTACGCCGGCGAAAGAGATAGGTCTGGCCTACAGCCTGTTCCACTGGGGGCCGCTGCCGTGGGCAACTTACAGCTTCCTTTCCGTGGCCTTCGCCTACTTCTTCTTTGTACGCAAAATGGACGTTATTCGCCCAAGTTCAACATTGGTTCCACTGGTTGGCGAAAAACATGCGAAAGGGTTACTCGGCACTATCGTGGATAACTTCTACCTGGTGGCGCTGATCTTCGCGATGGGCACCAGCCTCGGGCTGGCGACGCCGCTGGTGACCGAGTGCATGCAGTGGCTGTTTGGTATTCCGCATACCCTGCAACTTGACGCTATCATCATCACCTGCTGGATTATTTTGAACGCCATTTGCGTAGCCTGCGGCCTGCAAAAAGGGGTCAGGATCGCCAGCGATGTGCGCAGCTATTTAAGCTTCCTGATGCTCGGCTGGGTGTTCATCGTCAGCGGCGCCAGCTTCATCATGAACTACTTCACCGACTCCGTCGGGATGCTGCTGATGTACCTGCCACGCATGCTGTTCTATACCGATGCCATCGGCAAAGGCGGCTTCCCGCAGGGATGGACGGTCTTCTACTGGGCGTGGTGGGTAATTTACGCCATCCAGATGAGTATCTTCCTGGCGCGTATCTCTCGCGGTCGTACCGTACGTGAACTGTGTTTCGGCATGGTGTTGGGCCTCACCGCATCAACCTGGATCCTGTGGACGGTGCTGGGCAGTAACACGCTTCTGTTGATGGATAAAAACATCATCAACATTCCACAACTGATCGCCGATCACGGCGTACCGCGCGCGATTATCGAAACCTGGGCCGCCCTGCCGCTCAGCACCGCCACGATGTGGGGGTTCTTTATCCTCTGCTTTATTGCCACCGTCACGTTGATTAACGCCTGTTCTTACACCCTGGCGATGTCGACCTGTCGTGAAGTTCGTGATGGCGAAGAGCCACCGCTGCTGGTGCGTATCGGTTGGTCCGTGCTGGTTGGCGTGATTGGTATCGTGCTGCTGGCGCTTGGCGGCCTGAAGCCAATACAAACCGCAATTATCGCCGGGGGCTGCCCCCTGTTCTTCGTCAACATTATGGTGACGCTCTCCTTTATCAAAGACGCCAAAGTGCACTGGAAAGATAAATAA
- the caiA gene encoding crotonobetainyl-CoA dehydrogenase — protein MDFNFNDEQELFVAGIRELMASENWEAYFAECDRDSVYPERFVKALADMGIDSLLIPEEHGGLEAGFVTVAAVWMELGRLGAPTYVLYQLPGGFNTFLREGTQEQIDKIMAFQGTGKQMWNSAITEPGAGSDVGSLKTTYTRKNGKVYLNGSKCFITSSAYTPYIVVMARDGASPDKPIYTEWFVDMSKPGIKVNKLEKLGLRMDSCCEINFDDVELDEKDMFGREGNGFNRVKEEFDHERFLVALTNYGTAMCAFEDAARYANQRVQFGETIGRFQLIQEKFAHMAIKLNSMKNMLLEAAWKADNGTITSGDAAMCKYFCANAAFEVVDTSMQVLGGVGIAGNHRITRFWRDLRVDRVSGGSDEMQILTLGRAVLKQYR, from the coding sequence ATGGATTTCAATTTCAATGATGAGCAGGAACTGTTTGTCGCCGGTATTCGTGAACTGATGGCCAGTGAGAACTGGGAAGCCTATTTTGCCGAGTGCGATCGCGACAGCGTGTATCCGGAACGTTTCGTGAAAGCGCTTGCGGATATGGGTATCGATAGCCTGCTGATCCCGGAAGAACATGGCGGCCTGGAAGCCGGATTCGTCACCGTGGCTGCCGTCTGGATGGAGTTGGGACGCCTCGGTGCGCCCACCTACGTGCTCTATCAGTTGCCGGGCGGTTTTAATACCTTCCTGCGCGAAGGCACCCAGGAGCAGATCGATAAAATCATGGCGTTCCAGGGGACGGGGAAACAAATGTGGAACTCCGCCATCACCGAACCGGGAGCGGGATCGGATGTTGGTAGTTTGAAAACCACTTATACCCGCAAAAATGGTAAGGTTTATCTTAATGGTAGTAAGTGTTTTATCACCAGTAGCGCCTACACCCCCTATATCGTGGTCATGGCAAGAGACGGCGCTTCCCCGGATAAACCCATCTATACCGAATGGTTTGTCGACATGAGTAAACCCGGCATCAAGGTCAACAAACTTGAGAAGTTGGGTCTGCGCATGGACAGCTGCTGTGAAATCAACTTTGACGATGTCGAGCTGGACGAAAAAGACATGTTCGGTCGGGAAGGTAACGGCTTTAACCGCGTGAAAGAAGAGTTCGACCACGAACGTTTCCTGGTAGCCCTCACCAACTACGGTACGGCAATGTGTGCCTTTGAAGATGCCGCACGCTACGCCAACCAGCGCGTACAGTTTGGCGAAACGATTGGGCGTTTCCAACTGATCCAGGAGAAATTCGCCCATATGGCGATCAAATTAAACTCCATGAAAAACATGCTGCTGGAAGCGGCGTGGAAAGCTGACAACGGCACCATCACCTCGGGTGATGCGGCGATGTGTAAATACTTCTGCGCCAATGCAGCGTTTGAAGTGGTGGACACCTCCATGCAGGTCCTCGGCGGCGTGGGGATAGCGGGCAATCACCGCATCACCCGCTTCTGGCGCGATCTGCGCGTTGACCGCGTATCCGGCGGCTCTGACGAAATGCAGATCCTGACGCTCGGTCGCGCCGTGTTGAAGCAATACCGTTAA
- the kefC gene encoding glutathione-regulated potassium-efflux system protein KefC: MDSHTLIQALIYLGSAALIVPIAVRLGLGSVLGYLIAGCIIGPWGLRLVTDAESILHFAEIGVVLMLFVIGLELDPQRLWKLRASVFGGGALQMVVCGGLIGLFCMFLGLRWQVAELIGMTLALSSTAIAMQAMNERNLTVSQMGRSAFAVLLFQDIAAIPLVAMIPLLATSGASTTLGAFALSALKVAGALVLVVLLGRYVTRPALRFVARSGLREVFSAVALFLVFGFGLLLEEVGLSMAMGAFLAGVLLASSEYRHALESDIEPFKGLLLGLFFIGVGMSIDFGTLIDNPLRIIILLVGFLVIKTGMLWLIARPLQVPNKQRRWFAVLLGQGSEFAFVVFGAAQMANVLDPQWAKALTLAVALSMAATPIFLVILTRMEKSATGEEREADEIDEEQPRVIIAGFGRFGQITGRLLLSSGVKMVVLDHDPDHIETLRKFGMKVFYGDATRMDLLESAGAAKAEVLINAIDDPQTSLELTEMVKDHFPNLQIIARARDVDHYIRLRQAGVEQPERETFEGALKTGRLALESLGLGRYEARERADLFRRFNTQMVEEMAKGEDDATSRAAVYKRTSAMLSEIITEDREHLSLIQRHGWQGTEEGKHTGDVADEPEVKPST, translated from the coding sequence ATGGATAGTCATACGCTCATACAGGCGCTGATTTATCTTGGGTCAGCGGCGCTGATCGTGCCGATTGCCGTCCGGCTGGGCTTAGGATCGGTGCTGGGCTATCTCATTGCGGGTTGCATCATCGGTCCCTGGGGGTTACGTCTGGTGACAGATGCCGAATCTATTCTGCACTTTGCCGAAATCGGCGTGGTGTTGATGCTGTTCGTCATTGGCCTGGAGCTCGATCCCCAGCGGTTATGGAAACTGCGCGCCTCGGTGTTTGGCGGCGGCGCGCTACAGATGGTGGTCTGTGGTGGCCTGATTGGTCTGTTTTGCATGTTCCTCGGCCTGCGCTGGCAGGTGGCGGAACTGATTGGGATGACGCTGGCGCTCTCCTCCACGGCGATTGCCATGCAGGCGATGAATGAGCGCAACCTGACCGTTTCGCAGATGGGGCGTAGCGCCTTTGCCGTGCTGCTGTTCCAGGATATCGCGGCGATTCCCCTGGTGGCGATGATCCCACTCCTGGCGACTAGCGGGGCGTCGACTACGCTCGGGGCGTTCGCGCTGTCGGCCCTGAAAGTCGCTGGCGCGCTGGTGCTGGTGGTGCTGTTGGGGCGCTATGTGACCCGTCCGGCACTGCGTTTCGTTGCGCGTTCAGGCCTGCGCGAAGTGTTCAGCGCCGTGGCGCTGTTTCTGGTTTTTGGTTTCGGGCTGTTGCTTGAAGAAGTGGGGCTGTCGATGGCGATGGGGGCATTCCTGGCTGGCGTATTGCTGGCAAGTTCAGAGTATCGCCATGCGCTGGAGAGCGACATCGAGCCGTTTAAGGGGCTGCTGCTGGGGCTGTTTTTCATTGGTGTCGGCATGTCTATCGATTTCGGGACGCTTATCGATAATCCCCTACGTATCATCATTCTGCTGGTTGGCTTTCTGGTGATCAAAACCGGGATGTTATGGCTGATTGCTCGTCCTTTACAGGTACCGAATAAACAGCGTCGCTGGTTTGCGGTACTGCTCGGGCAGGGCAGCGAGTTTGCATTTGTGGTTTTTGGTGCGGCGCAAATGGCAAACGTGCTCGATCCGCAATGGGCGAAAGCACTGACGCTGGCGGTAGCGCTGTCGATGGCGGCGACGCCGATATTCTTAGTCATCCTCACACGCATGGAGAAATCCGCCACGGGTGAAGAGCGGGAGGCCGATGAAATTGATGAAGAGCAGCCTCGGGTGATTATTGCCGGATTTGGGCGCTTCGGGCAGATCACCGGCCGTTTGCTGCTCTCCAGCGGCGTGAAGATGGTCGTCCTCGATCACGATCCGGACCACATCGAGACGCTACGTAAATTTGGTATGAAGGTATTCTACGGTGACGCAACGCGGATGGATCTGCTGGAATCCGCCGGGGCGGCGAAAGCGGAAGTACTGATCAACGCTATTGACGATCCGCAAACCAGTCTGGAGTTGACGGAGATGGTAAAAGACCATTTTCCAAACCTGCAAATTATTGCGCGGGCGCGCGATGTCGATCATTACATTCGTCTGCGTCAGGCGGGCGTGGAGCAACCGGAGCGTGAAACGTTTGAAGGCGCACTCAAAACCGGGCGTCTGGCGCTGGAAAGCCTTGGGCTTGGCCGTTATGAAGCGCGTGAACGCGCTGACCTGTTCCGCCGCTTTAATACGCAAATGGTGGAAGAAATGGCGAAGGGCGAGGACGACGCGACCTCCCGGGCAGCGGTCTATAAACGGACCAGCGCGATGCTGAGTGAAATTATCACTGAGGATCGCGAACATCTGTCGTTAATTCAGCGTCATGGTTGGCAGGGAACCGAGGAAGGTAAGCACACTGGAGACGTTGCCGATGAGCCGGAAGTTAAACCGTCAACCTGA
- the fixX gene encoding ferredoxin-like protein FixX has product MTSPVNVDVKLGVNKFNVDEENPHIIMKAVPDKQVLEVLIKACPAGLYKKQDDGSVRFDYAGCLECGTCRILGLDTALEKWEYPRGTFGVEFRYG; this is encoded by the coding sequence ATGACTTCTCCCGTCAATGTGGACGTCAAGCTGGGCGTCAACAAATTCAATGTGGATGAAGAGAATCCGCACATCATCATGAAGGCGGTACCGGATAAACAGGTGCTGGAGGTGTTGATCAAGGCCTGTCCTGCCGGGTTATACAAAAAGCAGGATGACGGCAGCGTACGCTTTGATTACGCCGGATGTCTGGAGTGCGGCACCTGTCGGATCCTGGGGCTCGATACGGCGCTGGAGAAATGGGAGTACCCACGCGGTACCTTCGGCGTGGAGTTCCGTTACGGTTAA
- a CDS encoding MFS transporter, protein MQQPRNFDDIQFSSIHRRIMLWGSGGPFLDGYVLVMIGVALEQLTPALKLDADWIGLLGAGTLAGLFVGTSLFGYISDKVGRRKMFLIDIVAIGVISVATMFVSSPVELLVMRVLIGIVIGADYPIATSMITEFSSTRQRAFSISFIAAMWYVGATCADLVGYWLYDVEGGWRWMLGSAAIPCLLILIGRFDLPESPRWLLRKGRVKECEAMMIKLFGEPVAFDEDTAQETRFLQLFNRRHFPFVLFVAAIWTCQVIPMFAIYTFGPQIVGLLGLGAGKSAALGNVVISLFFMLGCIPPMFWLNSAGRRPLLIGSFVMMTLALAVLGLIPEMGIWLVVTAFAVYAFFSGGPGNLQWLYPNELFPTDIRASAVGVIMSLSRIGTILSTWALPIFITKYGINQVMLMGAGISLIGLLVSIAFAPETRGLTLAQTSTMTIRRKPLS, encoded by the coding sequence ATGCAACAGCCCAGGAACTTTGATGATATTCAGTTCTCCTCTATTCACCGCAGGATCATGCTGTGGGGAAGCGGCGGCCCGTTTCTGGACGGTTATGTGCTGGTGATGATTGGCGTTGCGCTGGAACAGCTCACGCCAGCGCTGAAGCTGGATGCCGACTGGATTGGTTTGCTGGGGGCGGGAACGCTGGCCGGACTGTTTGTCGGTACCTCTTTGTTCGGTTATATCTCGGATAAAGTGGGACGGCGCAAAATGTTTCTCATCGATATCGTCGCCATCGGGGTGATATCGGTCGCCACTATGTTTGTCTCGTCTCCAGTAGAGTTGTTGGTGATGCGGGTGCTGATTGGCATCGTGATTGGTGCGGATTATCCCATTGCCACCTCAATGATCACGGAGTTTTCCAGCACGCGGCAACGCGCTTTCTCGATCAGTTTTATTGCGGCGATGTGGTACGTCGGCGCGACCTGCGCCGATCTGGTTGGCTACTGGTTGTATGACGTCGAAGGCGGCTGGCGCTGGATGCTGGGGAGCGCGGCGATCCCCTGTCTCCTGATCCTGATCGGTCGCTTTGATCTTCCCGAATCCCCGCGCTGGCTGTTGCGCAAAGGGCGGGTCAAAGAGTGCGAAGCAATGATGATCAAACTGTTCGGCGAGCCGGTGGCGTTCGATGAAGACACGGCGCAGGAGACGCGCTTTTTGCAGCTGTTCAATCGTCGCCACTTTCCGTTTGTGCTGTTTGTCGCCGCGATCTGGACCTGTCAGGTGATCCCCATGTTTGCCATTTACACCTTTGGTCCGCAGATTGTCGGTCTGTTGGGATTAGGTGCCGGGAAGAGCGCGGCGCTGGGAAATGTGGTGATCAGCCTGTTCTTTATGTTGGGCTGTATCCCGCCGATGTTCTGGCTCAACAGCGCGGGGCGGAGGCCGCTGCTGATTGGCAGCTTTGTGATGATGACGCTGGCGCTGGCGGTACTGGGTCTGATCCCGGAAATGGGTATCTGGCTGGTGGTGACGGCATTCGCGGTGTATGCCTTTTTCTCCGGTGGACCAGGGAATCTACAGTGGCTCTATCCAAATGAGCTGTTTCCGACCGATATTCGCGCTTCCGCCGTGGGGGTGATCATGTCGTTGAGCCGTATCGGCACCATTCTCTCCACCTGGGCGCTGCCGATTTTCATCACTAAATATGGCATTAATCAGGTGATGCTGATGGGGGCAGGGATCTCGTTGATAGGGTTACTGGTCTCCATTGCCTTTGCGCCAGAAACGCGTGGCCTGACGCTTGCCCAGACCAGTACGATGACGATTCGCAGGAAACCGTTGAGCTAA
- a CDS encoding electron transfer flavoprotein FixA, with protein sequence MKIITCYKCVPDEQDIVVNHADGSLDFSKADGKISQYDLNAIEAACQLKQQASDAQVIALSVGGKALTNAKGRKDVLSRGPDELVVVIDDQFEQTLPQQTASALAAAAQKLGFDLMICGDGSSDLYAQQVSLLVGETLNIPAINGVSKILSLTESTLTVERELEDEIETLSVPLPAVVAVSTDINSPQIPSMKAILGAAKKPVQVWSAADIGFSAGDAWSTQTVAAPKQRERQRIVIEGDGEDQIAAFADSLRKIIN encoded by the coding sequence ATGAAGATAATTACTTGCTACAAGTGTGTACCTGATGAACAGGATATTGTCGTCAATCACGCCGATGGTTCATTAGATTTCAGCAAAGCAGATGGCAAAATCAGCCAGTACGACCTGAATGCGATTGAAGCGGCCTGTCAGTTGAAACAGCAGGCCAGCGATGCGCAGGTGATCGCCCTGAGCGTGGGAGGGAAAGCGTTAACCAACGCGAAAGGGCGTAAGGATGTCCTCTCTCGCGGTCCGGATGAACTGGTGGTGGTCATCGACGACCAGTTCGAACAGACGCTGCCGCAGCAGACCGCCTCGGCGCTGGCCGCCGCCGCACAGAAGTTGGGATTTGACCTGATGATCTGTGGCGATGGCTCTTCCGATCTCTACGCACAGCAGGTCAGCCTGCTGGTGGGGGAAACGCTGAACATTCCCGCCATCAACGGCGTAAGCAAAATTCTCTCCCTGACGGAAAGCACACTGACCGTTGAACGTGAACTGGAAGATGAAATTGAAACGCTGAGCGTTCCTCTTCCGGCGGTCGTGGCCGTCTCCACCGACATTAACTCCCCACAAATTCCGTCTATGAAAGCCATTCTGGGCGCAGCGAAAAAACCGGTGCAGGTCTGGTCGGCGGCTGACATTGGTTTCAGCGCCGGGGACGCCTGGTCAACACAAACGGTGGCCGCGCCAAAACAACGTGAGCGCCAGCGTATTGTGATTGAAGGCGATGGTGAAGATCAGATTGCTGCGTTTGCCGATAGTCTGCGCAAAATCATTAATTAA
- the folA gene encoding type 3 dihydrofolate reductase: protein MISLIAALAVDRVIGMENAMPWNLPADLAWFKRNTLNKPVVMGRHTWESIGRPLPGRKNIVISSQPGTDDRVQWVKSVDEAIAACGDAPEIMVIGGGRVYEQFLPKAQKLYLTHIDAEVEGDTHFPDYEPDDWESVFSEFHDADGQNSHSYCFEILERR, encoded by the coding sequence ATGATCAGTCTGATTGCTGCGTTAGCGGTAGATCGCGTTATTGGCATGGAAAACGCCATGCCGTGGAATCTACCTGCGGATCTCGCCTGGTTTAAACGTAATACGTTAAATAAACCTGTCGTTATGGGACGCCATACCTGGGAATCCATCGGCAGACCGTTGCCGGGGCGTAAGAACATCGTTATCAGCAGCCAACCGGGTACTGACGATCGCGTGCAGTGGGTGAAATCGGTTGATGAAGCGATTGCGGCCTGTGGCGATGCGCCAGAAATTATGGTGATTGGTGGTGGTCGCGTCTACGAGCAGTTCCTGCCAAAAGCGCAGAAACTGTATCTGACGCACATCGACGCGGAAGTGGAAGGGGATACGCATTTCCCGGACTACGAACCGGACGACTGGGAATCGGTGTTCAGCGAGTTTCACGACGCTGACGGGCAGAATTCGCACAGCTATTGCTTCGAAATTCTGGAACGTCGCTAA